In one Musa acuminata AAA Group cultivar baxijiao chromosome BXJ2-5, Cavendish_Baxijiao_AAA, whole genome shotgun sequence genomic region, the following are encoded:
- the LOC103974314 gene encoding uncharacterized protein LOC103974314 isoform X2, giving the protein MLLLLRRSGSHPPPSLFHRPTSPSNRSRRSLLLDSLFVMSATVISGGEAVAAAAAVEVEFAACDCCGLTEECTPAYIAGVREQYGGRWICGLCAEAVQDEIRRSELLISPEEAMVRHASFCRSFRSAEAAAVDPAEQLIAAVRQLLRRTLDSPRAARSTPSSPRTAVTRTRSGFPALLG; this is encoded by the exons ATGTTGCTTCTGTTGAGACGGAGCGGTAGCCACCCACCTCCATCTCTTTTCCATCGCCCCACCTCCCCCTCCAATCG ATCTAGGCGAAGCCTGCTTCTAGATTCGTTGTTCGTCATGTCCGCGACGGTGATTAGCGGGGGAGAAGCTGTagccgcggcggcggcggtggaggtagAGTTCGCGGCATGCGATTGCTGCGGGCTCACGGAGGAGTGCACGCCGGCGTACATCGCGGGTGTCCGGGAGCAGTACGGGGGGCGGTGGATCTGCGGCCTCTGCGCCGAGGCCGTCCAGGACGAGATCCGCCGCTCCGAGCTGCTGATCTCGCCGGAGGAGGCCATGGTCCGCCATGCCAGCTTCTGCCGTAGCTTCCGCTCGGCCGAGGCCGCAGCGGTGGATCCAGCGGAGCAGCTGATTGCCGCCGTCAGGCAGCTCCTCCGTCGGACCCTCGACTCGCCGCGGGCGGCTCGGTCAACCCCGAGCAGCCCCCGAACCGCGGTGACCCGGACCCGGAGCGGCTTCCCTGCGCTGCTAGGGTGA
- the LOC103974314 gene encoding uncharacterized protein LOC103974314 isoform X1: protein MEVTLPREEDNNAPQAAAAGGDRGEKDLRIDVASVETERSRRSLLLDSLFVMSATVISGGEAVAAAAAVEVEFAACDCCGLTEECTPAYIAGVREQYGGRWICGLCAEAVQDEIRRSELLISPEEAMVRHASFCRSFRSAEAAAVDPAEQLIAAVRQLLRRTLDSPRAARSTPSSPRTAVTRTRSGFPALLG from the exons ATGGAGGTCACCCTACCTCGCGAGGAGGATAACAACGCACCACAGGCGGCCGCTGCAGGAGGAGACCGAGGAGAGAAGGACTTGCGCATCGATGTTGCTTCTGTTGAGACGGAGCG ATCTAGGCGAAGCCTGCTTCTAGATTCGTTGTTCGTCATGTCCGCGACGGTGATTAGCGGGGGAGAAGCTGTagccgcggcggcggcggtggaggtagAGTTCGCGGCATGCGATTGCTGCGGGCTCACGGAGGAGTGCACGCCGGCGTACATCGCGGGTGTCCGGGAGCAGTACGGGGGGCGGTGGATCTGCGGCCTCTGCGCCGAGGCCGTCCAGGACGAGATCCGCCGCTCCGAGCTGCTGATCTCGCCGGAGGAGGCCATGGTCCGCCATGCCAGCTTCTGCCGTAGCTTCCGCTCGGCCGAGGCCGCAGCGGTGGATCCAGCGGAGCAGCTGATTGCCGCCGTCAGGCAGCTCCTCCGTCGGACCCTCGACTCGCCGCGGGCGGCTCGGTCAACCCCGAGCAGCCCCCGAACCGCGGTGACCCGGACCCGGAGCGGCTTCCCTGCGCTGCTAGGGTGA